The Trichocoleus desertorum ATA4-8-CV12 genome contains a region encoding:
- a CDS encoding ABC transporter ATP-binding protein: MSDTVIRVENLGKKYIIGHQQQGRSRYTALRDVLADGAKSVGRRILNPFAQQPLSPTKEEFWALKDVSFEIKQGERVGIIGRNGAGKSTLLKLLSRITEPTTGRISTKGRVASLLEVGTGFHPELTGRENIYLNGAILGMSKAEIKKKFDEIVAFAEVKKFLDTPVKHYSSGMYVRLAFAVAAHLESETLIVDEVLAVGDSIFQKKCLGKMSDVAHKEGRTVLFVSHQMAAIQNLCQRAILLKEGEVLVDDKTDFTVSKYISEFSNSPQILLNNRNDRQGSGHIRFTSVSLQDLNGESVNSFYSGQDVQILFNYRNYLNQIIKNVHLAIGIDNQFGERITLLSSEMLDQNLSEITPDNESIKVCIEKLPLMPGRYAFTIYCAINGIVADWVQNAGFFDIEAGDYYDTGKIPPESQGFFLVDHYFSTSH, from the coding sequence GTGTCTGATACAGTCATTCGAGTTGAAAATTTAGGCAAAAAATATATTATTGGGCATCAGCAGCAGGGGCGATCGCGCTACACAGCCCTGAGAGATGTGCTTGCTGATGGTGCTAAATCTGTTGGTCGTCGAATCCTCAATCCTTTTGCTCAACAACCTCTCTCACCTACAAAAGAGGAATTTTGGGCACTCAAAGATGTGTCATTTGAAATTAAGCAAGGCGAGCGCGTTGGCATCATCGGTCGCAACGGCGCTGGAAAATCTACACTTCTGAAACTATTAAGCCGAATCACTGAACCTACAACAGGCCGTATTTCGACCAAAGGCCGTGTTGCCAGTTTGTTAGAAGTAGGCACAGGTTTCCACCCAGAATTGACAGGCCGCGAAAATATATATCTCAACGGTGCCATTCTTGGCATGAGCAAAGCTGAGATTAAAAAAAAATTTGATGAGATCGTGGCCTTTGCTGAGGTAAAGAAGTTCTTAGATACCCCAGTTAAGCACTACTCTTCTGGAATGTATGTCCGTCTTGCATTCGCCGTTGCTGCTCATTTGGAATCAGAAACGTTGATTGTAGATGAAGTCTTGGCAGTCGGTGATTCTATTTTTCAGAAAAAGTGCTTAGGAAAAATGAGTGATGTAGCACATAAAGAAGGAAGAACAGTTTTATTTGTCAGCCATCAAATGGCAGCAATACAAAATCTATGCCAACGAGCGATCCTGCTCAAAGAAGGAGAAGTCTTGGTAGATGATAAAACAGATTTTACAGTCAGCAAGTACATCAGTGAGTTCTCTAATTCACCTCAAATATTACTAAATAATAGAAACGATAGACAAGGAAGCGGCCATATCAGATTCACCTCCGTTTCTCTTCAGGATCTCAATGGGGAGAGTGTTAATTCATTCTACAGTGGCCAGGATGTGCAGATTCTATTCAACTACAGGAATTATCTGAATCAAATAATCAAAAATGTACATCTTGCAATAGGAATCGACAACCAGTTCGGTGAAAGGATAACCCTGTTAAGCAGTGAAATGTTAGATCAGAACTTATCGGAGATAACACCGGATAATGAGTCCATAAAAGTATGCATTGAGAAATTACCGCTTATGCCGGGAAGATATGCATTTACAATTTACTGTGCCATCAACGGCATTGTTGCTGATTGGGTACAAAATGCAGGATTTTTTGATATCGAAGCAGGGGATTATTACGATACTGGCAAAATACCGCCAGAAAGCCAAGGATTTTTTTTAGTTGACCACTATTTTTCAACATCACATTAA
- a CDS encoding class I SAM-dependent methyltransferase yields MLKQIKEKIKKEQFNPSVLGIFINPFYFARKGLINHITDLSQHIHGKTLDIGCGQKPYRSLFHVSEYLGLEIDSPENRVHKSADYFYDGGVFPFEDKQFDSIVINQVFEHVFNPDHFLIEVRRVIKPKGKLLITVPFIWDEHEQPFDYARYSSFGLRFILEKNGFEIKECRKSVNDIRVIFQLINTYLYKKTNTTNKYLNFLVVLFLIAPFNIFGELLGKILPTNEDLYLDLVILAQENSAE; encoded by the coding sequence ATGTTAAAGCAGATTAAGGAAAAAATCAAAAAGGAGCAATTTAATCCGTCTGTTCTTGGCATATTCATTAATCCCTTCTATTTTGCTCGTAAGGGATTGATTAATCATATTACTGATTTAAGCCAACATATTCATGGTAAAACCTTGGATATAGGTTGTGGACAGAAACCCTATCGAAGTCTCTTTCACGTTTCTGAATATTTGGGACTAGAAATCGACTCGCCAGAGAATCGTGTTCATAAGTCTGCCGACTATTTTTACGATGGTGGAGTTTTTCCATTCGAGGATAAGCAATTTGATTCTATTGTTATTAATCAAGTTTTTGAGCATGTTTTTAATCCTGATCATTTTTTAATTGAAGTTCGACGAGTAATCAAACCTAAAGGAAAATTGCTTATAACTGTTCCTTTTATTTGGGATGAGCACGAACAACCTTTTGATTACGCTCGATATTCATCTTTTGGTCTTAGATTTATCTTAGAAAAAAATGGTTTTGAAATCAAGGAGTGCAGAAAAAGTGTTAATGATATCAGAGTGATTTTCCAACTGATAAACACTTATTTATACAAAAAAACCAACACAACCAATAAATACCTTAATTTCTTGGTTGTACTATTTCTGATCGCTCCATTCAATATTTTTGGGGAACTCCTTGGAAAAATTTTACCTACAAATGAAGACTTATATTTAGACCTTGTTATCTTGGCTCAAGAAAATAGTGCGGAATGA
- a CDS encoding DegT/DnrJ/EryC1/StrS family aminotransferase: MNDFQAEPEALLEQELVAVERVLRSGWYILGNEVKNFESKWAKQCGTSFALGVGNGMDAIEIGLHALKIGPGDEVITTPMTAFATVLAIIRAGATPVLADIDPTTGLLDSSSVERCLSPHTKAILLVHLYGQIRQMHQWHELCDRANIHLLEDCAQAHLAYSNGRTAGSFGAWGAYSFYPTKNLGAIGDGGALVTNSEAIAQQAQILRNYGQTQRYYHQEIGLNSRLDELQAALLSVRLTWLDTFTNRRQQIARAYFKGISNSKIKLLAKPLQAENHVYHLFVVLCEQREHFSNFLKAHGISNLSHYPVPIHHQPPAKNLKCDPKGLPNAELYAQSCLSIPCHPQMSDADINRVITIVNEYQ, encoded by the coding sequence ATGAATGACTTTCAAGCAGAACCAGAAGCTCTTCTAGAGCAAGAGCTGGTTGCTGTCGAGAGAGTGCTAAGGTCTGGTTGGTATATCTTAGGAAACGAAGTTAAAAACTTTGAGTCAAAATGGGCGAAGCAATGTGGTACTAGCTTTGCCCTTGGGGTTGGTAACGGCATGGACGCAATCGAAATTGGCCTTCACGCCCTTAAGATTGGCCCAGGTGACGAGGTGATTACGACTCCTATGACAGCTTTTGCCACTGTTTTAGCAATTATACGAGCAGGAGCAACTCCAGTTTTAGCAGATATTGACCCAACAACAGGTTTGCTTGATTCGTCTAGTGTAGAACGTTGTCTGTCGCCTCATACCAAAGCCATCTTGCTAGTACATTTATATGGCCAGATACGTCAGATGCATCAATGGCATGAGTTATGCGATCGCGCTAATATTCATCTTTTAGAAGATTGTGCCCAAGCTCATCTAGCCTACAGCAATGGTAGGACGGCTGGGAGTTTTGGTGCCTGGGGTGCCTATAGTTTTTACCCTACTAAAAACTTGGGAGCAATCGGAGATGGAGGAGCGCTTGTAACCAATAGTGAGGCGATCGCTCAACAAGCTCAAATACTCCGCAATTACGGTCAAACACAACGTTACTATCATCAAGAAATCGGGTTAAATAGTCGTTTAGATGAATTACAAGCTGCCTTACTTTCAGTACGATTAACCTGGCTAGATACTTTCACTAACCGACGGCAACAGATTGCTAGAGCTTACTTTAAGGGCATTAGTAATTCCAAAATTAAACTGCTTGCCAAACCGCTACAAGCAGAAAACCACGTTTATCATCTCTTTGTTGTACTTTGTGAGCAACGAGAGCACTTTAGTAATTTCCTCAAGGCTCATGGAATTAGTAATCTTAGCCATTATCCAGTTCCTATTCATCATCAGCCTCCTGCTAAAAACCTCAAATGTGACCCAAAAGGTTTGCCCAATGCAGAGTTATATGCTCAATCGTGCTTATCAATTCCCTGCCATCCTCAGATGAGTGATGCAGATATTAATCGAGTAATCACAATAGTGAATGAGTACCAGTAA
- a CDS encoding glycosyltransferase: MRILKITTAYPAYLKRFYNSYSDLLSTCHHEQKSRLDYDAFGWSDFWSHALTPFGYEMMEVLANAKPLQMSWALERGLEFSLGNWLLDITFEQVKSFQPEILFMEDYSTFSYAWLKEIRQVCPSIKLVMGWCGAPYEDATVFQAYDVVLSCVPELVAQFQRMGHLSEHINHAFDSRLLERIDRYSQPTINFSFIGQIVSNYKYHSERELILEKLVNELAIEIYSPSTFHQWNSELKVLLQNKIYRFMQGLQRIGISQSWLRKLPKIGKFASQGSMPTQIVSPRLRPFIKPAVFGLEMFQTLQNSKITFNNHINISPRSASNMRLFEATGVGTCLVTDWKENLAELFDPDNEVVTYQSADECVEKVEWLLEHPQERVAIAQAGQARTLKDHTFEKRALQLDQIIRKWLL, encoded by the coding sequence ATGAGAATATTAAAAATTACTACTGCTTATCCAGCATATTTGAAAAGATTTTACAATAGCTATTCTGATCTTCTTAGTACTTGTCATCATGAACAAAAGTCAAGACTAGATTACGATGCTTTTGGCTGGAGCGATTTTTGGTCTCATGCTCTTACTCCTTTTGGCTATGAAATGATGGAGGTTTTGGCCAATGCAAAACCCCTTCAGATGAGTTGGGCTTTAGAAAGGGGATTAGAATTTAGCCTAGGTAATTGGCTTTTGGATATCACTTTTGAACAAGTTAAAAGCTTTCAACCAGAAATTTTGTTTATGGAGGACTACTCTACATTTAGTTATGCATGGCTTAAAGAGATACGGCAGGTTTGCCCATCTATTAAGTTAGTGATGGGTTGGTGTGGTGCACCTTATGAAGATGCAACTGTCTTTCAAGCATATGATGTTGTTCTATCATGTGTTCCGGAGCTAGTCGCACAATTTCAAAGAATGGGGCACTTAAGCGAACATATTAATCACGCTTTTGATTCCCGATTACTTGAGCGTATCGACAGATATAGTCAACCAACAATTAATTTCTCTTTTATTGGCCAAATTGTTTCCAACTATAAATACCATTCTGAACGAGAACTGATTTTAGAGAAGCTAGTTAATGAGCTTGCAATAGAAATATACTCACCTAGCACCTTTCATCAATGGAATAGTGAGTTAAAGGTACTATTGCAAAATAAGATTTACAGATTCATGCAAGGATTACAAAGAATAGGTATATCGCAAAGTTGGTTGAGGAAGCTACCTAAAATAGGTAAATTTGCTTCACAAGGTAGTATGCCAACACAGATAGTTAGCCCTCGGTTACGCCCTTTTATAAAGCCTGCTGTCTTTGGCCTTGAAATGTTTCAAACACTTCAAAACTCCAAAATAACGTTCAATAATCATATTAATATTTCACCTCGCTCAGCTTCTAATATGCGTTTGTTTGAAGCTACTGGAGTAGGGACATGTTTGGTCACAGATTGGAAAGAAAACCTTGCAGAATTGTTTGATCCTGACAACGAAGTAGTAACTTATCAATCTGCTGATGAATGTGTTGAAAAAGTTGAGTGGTTACTTGAGCATCCTCAAGAGCGAGTAGCGATCGCCCAAGCAGGACAGGCTCGAACCCTCAAAGATCATACATTTGAAAAGCGGGCCCTTCAATTAGATCAGATCATTCGTAAATGGCTACTATAA
- a CDS encoding ABC transporter permease, producing the protein MSPHPPELIIEAGRTESQYWKDLWRYRELFYFLAWRDILVRYKQTVIGIAWALIRPFLTMIVFTIVFGNLAKLPSGGAPYPILVFAAMLPWQFFASALAECSNSLIVNSNLISKVYFPRLIVPSSAVIVSFVDFLISGIILLALMIWFNFVPDWRIVTLPLFILLAFAAAMGAGLWLAALNVKYRDFRYIVPFIVQFGLYISPVGFSSSIVPPQWRLLYSINPMVGVIDGFRWAILGGEAQLYWPGFMLSTGLVALLLLSGIWYFRQTERTFADVI; encoded by the coding sequence ATGAGTCCACATCCTCCAGAACTGATCATTGAAGCAGGTCGTACAGAGAGTCAATATTGGAAAGACCTCTGGCGATACCGAGAGTTATTTTACTTCTTGGCTTGGCGAGACATCCTGGTCCGTTATAAGCAAACCGTAATTGGCATTGCTTGGGCATTGATTCGCCCCTTCCTCACCATGATTGTGTTCACCATCGTCTTTGGCAATCTGGCTAAGCTACCATCTGGCGGTGCGCCCTACCCAATCTTAGTCTTTGCTGCCATGCTACCTTGGCAGTTTTTTGCCAGTGCCTTAGCCGAGTGTAGCAATAGCCTCATTGTTAATTCCAATCTGATTTCTAAGGTTTACTTTCCCCGGCTGATTGTGCCTTCCAGCGCTGTAATCGTTAGCTTTGTAGACTTTCTGATCTCTGGAATAATTTTGCTGGCCTTAATGATTTGGTTCAACTTTGTACCAGATTGGCGAATTGTAACTTTGCCTCTATTTATTCTGCTGGCCTTTGCCGCTGCGATGGGGGCAGGTTTATGGCTGGCAGCTCTAAACGTGAAGTACCGCGATTTCCGCTACATTGTGCCGTTTATTGTGCAATTCGGCCTCTATATCTCCCCCGTAGGCTTCAGCAGCAGCATCGTGCCACCACAATGGCGACTGCTCTACTCAATTAACCCAATGGTGGGTGTTATTGATGGCTTTCGTTGGGCAATCTTAGGAGGTGAGGCTCAGTTGTACTGGCCAGGATTTATGCTCTCAACAGGTCTAGTTGCGCTACTGTTGCTGAGTGGCATTTGGTACTTCCGCCAAACCGAGCGCACGTTTGCAGACGTAATTTAA
- the ftsH3 gene encoding ATP-dependent zinc metalloprotease FtsH3, which produces MTSVNKRWRNAGLYALLAIVVVALATALFDKQPQSRETWRYSQFIQEVEGNRVEKVSLSSDRSRALVTAQDGSKVLVNLPSDPELIDTLTKNNVDISVLPQTDDGFWLKALSSLFFPVLLLVGLFFLLRRAQNGPGSQAMNFGKSKARVQMEPQTQVTFGDVAGIDQAKLELNEVVDFLKNADRFTAVGAKIPKGVLLVGPPGTGKTLLARAVAGEAGVPFFSISGSEFVEMFVGVGASRVRDLFEQAKANAPCIVFIDEIDAVGRQRGAGLGGGNDEREQTLNQLLTEMDGFEGNNGIIVIAATNRPDVLDSALLRPGRFDRQVVVDRPDFAGRSEILRVHARGKTLAKDVDLDRIARRTPGFTGADLSNLLNEAAILAARRNLTEISMDEVNDAIDRVLAGPEKKDRVMSEKRKQLVAYHEAGHALVGALMPDYDPVQKISIIPRGRAGGLTWFTPSEDRMDSGLYSRSYLQNQMAVALGGRIAEEIIFGEEEVTTGAASDLQQVARVARQMVTRFGMSDRLGPVALGRQQGNMFLGRDIAAERDFSEETAATIDDEVRNLVEQAYRRSKSVLIENRHVLDQLADMLVEKETVDAEELQELLGNNDVKIAAIA; this is translated from the coding sequence TTGACCTCAGTGAACAAACGGTGGAGAAATGCGGGACTGTACGCGCTTCTAGCAATTGTGGTGGTTGCACTGGCAACTGCACTCTTTGATAAGCAACCCCAGAGTCGAGAGACGTGGCGATACAGTCAGTTTATTCAAGAAGTTGAAGGCAATCGAGTAGAAAAAGTCAGCCTTAGCTCCGATCGCTCCAGAGCTTTAGTCACAGCTCAAGACGGTAGTAAGGTTTTGGTTAATCTGCCCAGCGATCCTGAGCTGATTGATACTTTGACTAAAAATAATGTTGATATCTCAGTTCTGCCTCAAACCGACGATGGCTTCTGGCTCAAGGCCTTGAGCAGTCTATTCTTCCCAGTCTTATTGCTGGTTGGTTTGTTCTTCCTACTGCGTCGTGCCCAAAACGGCCCTGGTAGCCAAGCGATGAACTTTGGTAAATCCAAGGCTAGAGTCCAAATGGAGCCTCAAACCCAGGTTACCTTTGGCGATGTCGCGGGAATTGACCAGGCAAAACTAGAACTAAATGAAGTTGTAGATTTTCTTAAAAACGCCGATCGCTTTACCGCCGTTGGAGCCAAGATTCCTAAGGGTGTGCTGCTAGTCGGCCCTCCGGGAACAGGTAAAACCCTGCTGGCTCGTGCAGTGGCGGGTGAAGCAGGTGTGCCTTTCTTCTCCATCTCTGGTTCAGAGTTTGTAGAGATGTTCGTAGGCGTGGGTGCTTCTCGCGTCCGTGACCTCTTCGAGCAAGCCAAAGCCAATGCTCCCTGTATCGTCTTTATTGATGAAATTGATGCGGTTGGTCGGCAGCGGGGTGCGGGTCTAGGTGGTGGCAACGACGAGCGGGAACAGACCCTCAACCAGTTGCTGACCGAAATGGATGGCTTTGAAGGCAACAATGGCATTATTGTGATTGCGGCAACCAACCGCCCAGACGTATTAGATTCAGCGCTGTTGCGTCCGGGTCGCTTCGACCGTCAAGTTGTCGTCGATCGCCCTGATTTTGCCGGTCGTTCAGAAATTTTGCGGGTGCATGCTCGTGGCAAAACCTTAGCTAAGGATGTGGACTTAGACCGGATTGCGCGTCGTACCCCTGGGTTCACTGGTGCTGACCTGTCTAACCTGCTAAATGAAGCGGCAATTCTAGCGGCGCGTCGGAACTTAACCGAAATCTCGATGGATGAAGTTAACGATGCGATCGATCGCGTCTTGGCAGGTCCAGAGAAGAAAGACCGGGTGATGAGCGAGAAGCGCAAGCAGCTAGTGGCTTATCACGAAGCAGGTCACGCACTTGTTGGTGCCCTGATGCCAGATTACGACCCCGTGCAAAAGATCAGCATTATTCCTCGTGGTCGTGCAGGTGGTCTGACTTGGTTCACTCCTAGTGAAGACCGCATGGATTCTGGTCTCTACAGCCGCTCCTATTTGCAAAACCAGATGGCGGTAGCTTTAGGTGGCCGTATTGCTGAAGAAATCATCTTTGGCGAAGAAGAAGTGACGACTGGTGCAGCCAGCGACCTACAACAAGTGGCTCGTGTGGCTCGCCAAATGGTAACTCGCTTCGGCATGAGCGATCGCCTCGGCCCCGTTGCGTTGGGTCGCCAACAAGGCAACATGTTCCTGGGAAGAGATATTGCTGCTGAGCGGGACTTCTCGGAAGAGACTGCTGCCACGATTGACGACGAAGTTCGTAACTTGGTTGAGCAAGCATATCGTCGCTCTAAGTCAGTTTTGATCGAGAACCGTCACGTCTTAGATCAGCTAGCAGACATGCTGGTTGAGAAAGAAACGGTGGATGCGGAAGAGTTGCAAGAGTTGCTTGGCAACAATGACGTGAAGATCGCAGCGATCGCGTAA
- a CDS encoding methyltransferase, TIGR04325 family has protein sequence MATIKFQKLKFILKELIPPVILEAYRSRNRAYSFSGNYKSWADARENSSGYDSDLILSKVKTSLLQVKEGRAAYERDSVVFNKLDYSFPLLAGLLSIAIENNNCLSVLDYGGSLGSSYYQNKRFLLKLKEFQWSIVEQKNFVSCGKELFEDEYLNFFNDIQSCAQSRNPNVILLSSVLQYLENPYGVLRELIDQNIEYIIVDRTPFIESNVDRLTVQRVSSRIYDSSYPAWFFSKPKFLNFFNKEYEIIFEFNSTDKANIPSQFKGFTLRKMAYVKAD, from the coding sequence ATGGCTACTATAAAGTTTCAAAAGCTAAAGTTCATACTTAAAGAGCTAATACCTCCAGTTATATTGGAGGCTTATAGATCCAGGAATCGGGCATATAGTTTTTCTGGCAATTATAAGTCTTGGGCTGATGCTCGAGAAAACTCCTCTGGATATGATTCGGATTTAATTCTAAGTAAAGTTAAAACTTCGCTTTTGCAAGTCAAAGAGGGCAGAGCGGCTTATGAAAGAGATTCTGTTGTATTTAATAAGTTAGATTATTCTTTTCCGCTCCTTGCTGGATTATTAAGTATCGCGATTGAAAACAATAATTGTTTGAGCGTATTAGACTATGGAGGCTCTTTGGGTAGTTCCTATTATCAGAACAAGAGATTTCTGTTAAAACTAAAAGAATTTCAATGGAGCATTGTTGAACAGAAGAATTTCGTCAGTTGCGGCAAGGAGCTATTTGAAGATGAGTATTTAAATTTTTTTAATGATATTCAAAGCTGCGCACAATCCCGAAATCCAAATGTAATACTGCTTTCTAGTGTTCTTCAATACTTAGAAAATCCATATGGTGTTTTAAGAGAGCTGATTGACCAAAATATAGAATATATTATTGTCGATAGAACTCCTTTCATAGAGAGCAATGTGGATAGGTTGACGGTACAAAGGGTATCTTCTAGGATTTATGACTCTAGCTATCCAGCATGGTTTTTTAGTAAGCCAAAGTTTTTAAATTTCTTCAATAAGGAATATGAAATTATATTTGAATTTAATTCAACCGACAAAGCAAATATTCCCTCTCAGTTTAAAGGATTTACTCTTAGAAAGATGGCTTATGTTAAAGCAGATTAA
- a CDS encoding NAD-dependent epimerase/dehydratase family protein, translating to MNHIQNLENSNILITGGLGFVGSSLARRLVRLNSKVTLVDSLIPQYGGNLFNIHDIKDDVNINITDVRDPYAMAYLVQGQDFLFNLAGQTSHIDSMTDPLTDLNINASAQLSILEACRRHNPKIKIIFASTRQLYGKPEYLPVDEKHSIRPVDVNGINKLAGEWYHLLYNNVYQIQACALRLTNTYGPGMRVKDARQTFLGVWIRNLIEGKPIQVFGDGAQLRDFNYVDDTVEALLRAAIDPKANGEVFNLGSSEYINLKDLAELMVELYGEGNYELVPFPPDRKAIDIGDYYSDYSKINQALGWSPIVSLREGLKQTLAYYIQHKSYYW from the coding sequence ATGAATCATATCCAGAATCTTGAAAACTCCAATATTCTTATCACTGGAGGGTTAGGATTTGTCGGCTCTTCTTTAGCTCGCCGATTGGTGCGCTTAAATAGCAAGGTAACCTTAGTAGATAGCTTAATTCCCCAGTATGGAGGAAACTTATTTAATATTCATGATATTAAGGATGACGTGAATATAAATATTACAGATGTACGTGATCCTTATGCAATGGCCTATTTGGTTCAAGGCCAAGACTTCTTGTTTAATCTAGCAGGGCAAACAAGTCATATTGATTCAATGACAGATCCGTTAACTGACTTGAATATTAATGCATCTGCTCAATTATCAATTTTAGAAGCCTGTCGAAGACATAATCCAAAAATTAAAATTATTTTTGCCAGCACTCGTCAACTTTATGGAAAACCTGAGTACTTACCTGTAGATGAAAAGCACTCAATTCGGCCAGTAGACGTAAATGGAATTAATAAGCTAGCGGGTGAGTGGTATCACTTGCTATATAACAATGTTTATCAAATCCAAGCCTGTGCCCTACGACTCACAAATACTTACGGGCCTGGTATGCGAGTAAAAGATGCTCGACAAACATTCTTGGGTGTGTGGATTCGTAATTTAATCGAGGGCAAGCCTATTCAAGTATTCGGTGATGGTGCTCAACTACGTGATTTTAATTATGTTGATGACACGGTAGAGGCATTATTGAGGGCTGCAATTGATCCAAAGGCTAATGGGGAAGTATTTAACTTAGGTAGTAGCGAATACATCAACCTTAAAGACCTGGCCGAGCTTATGGTTGAACTTTATGGAGAGGGTAACTATGAACTAGTACCTTTTCCGCCTGACCGGAAGGCAATAGATATTGGTGACTATTACAGTGATTACTCCAAGATTAATCAGGCATTAGGGTGGTCACCGATTGTCTCTCTCCGAGAAGGACTCAAACAAACCTTGGCTTACTACATCCAGCACAAATCGTATTACTGGTAG
- a CDS encoding aminotransferase class IV, translating to MNSQFFWYAGELVCAGSVTLPVDEPGLLYGATLFTTLRIYSQSLEAPLTNWAGHCQRLKRSLRSLGWQAPNWQRVRQGAEALIPYFPVLRITLFPDGREWITGRSLPASLGEWQQQGIVAWLAESSRFERSLPVHKTGNYLPAWLARQSAMQKGAQEAILVNHQGDWLETSTGNLWGWLDGDWWTPPLKAGILPGLMRSQLISWLMSQNRTIREEPWCLDLVMEFEAIAYCNSVVEIVPIHGILRHHSQLAYDPTHQGFQQLRGLFLG from the coding sequence TTGAACTCGCAATTTTTCTGGTACGCTGGGGAACTGGTTTGTGCTGGCTCTGTGACGCTGCCTGTGGATGAACCAGGGCTGCTCTATGGTGCTACTCTCTTTACGACATTGCGGATTTACTCCCAATCATTAGAAGCACCGTTAACCAACTGGGCAGGACATTGCCAGCGGTTAAAGCGGAGTTTGCGATCGCTCGGTTGGCAAGCTCCAAACTGGCAACGAGTGCGGCAAGGAGCTGAGGCTTTAATCCCTTACTTTCCCGTTCTTCGGATTACGCTGTTTCCCGATGGTCGGGAGTGGATTACTGGGCGATCGCTCCCTGCAAGCTTGGGTGAATGGCAACAGCAAGGAATTGTAGCTTGGTTGGCTGAATCTTCTCGGTTTGAGCGATCGCTACCCGTACATAAAACAGGAAATTACTTACCAGCATGGCTAGCTCGGCAAAGCGCTATGCAGAAGGGGGCACAAGAAGCGATTTTGGTGAATCATCAGGGAGATTGGCTAGAAACTAGTACGGGCAATCTCTGGGGATGGCTTGATGGCGATTGGTGGACTCCCCCCCTAAAGGCAGGAATTTTACCTGGACTGATGCGATCGCAGCTAATTTCTTGGTTGATGAGCCAGAATAGGACAATAAGAGAAGAACCTTGGTGTCTGGATCTGGTAATGGAGTTTGAGGCGATCGCCTACTGTAATAGCGTAGTAGAAATCGTCCCGATTCACGGAATTCTGAGACATCACTCTCAGCTTGCCTATGACCCCACCCATCAAGGTTTTCAGCAATTGCGGGGGCTTTTCCTGGGTTGA
- a CDS encoding class I SAM-dependent methyltransferase, with protein sequence MNQLVQFEYKIKGYLKEALPFSLKSLKRGYGPELDRYSYQTKYINFNIKPDEKVLDIGSGGYPFPLATHLADRYEGSTTHRTEKLKRDSRPLTICSVEQTPFQDNEFDFVYCSHVLEHVSDPAKACREIMRIGKRGYIETPSKLSDVMFNFTKLHDHHKWHVQLVYNTLIFIEWQDSERRDLGTDYFFRQFHSRWKNPFQDLVHKNRDLFVNMLLWKENFNYIVINKNGEILDKFSD encoded by the coding sequence ATGAACCAATTAGTTCAGTTTGAATATAAAATAAAAGGTTATTTAAAGGAAGCACTACCATTCTCACTCAAGTCACTAAAAAGAGGATATGGACCCGAACTAGATCGGTATTCATACCAAACAAAGTATATTAATTTTAATATAAAGCCAGACGAAAAAGTTCTTGATATTGGTAGTGGAGGTTATCCATTTCCTTTAGCAACTCATTTAGCAGATCGCTACGAAGGTTCTACTACTCATAGAACTGAGAAACTCAAACGGGATTCTCGGCCACTTACTATTTGCAGCGTTGAGCAAACTCCCTTTCAGGACAACGAGTTTGATTTTGTTTATTGTTCACATGTTTTAGAGCATGTCTCTGATCCGGCTAAAGCCTGTCGGGAAATAATGCGCATTGGAAAACGAGGATATATTGAGACACCGTCAAAGCTCTCAGATGTGATGTTTAACTTCACGAAGTTGCATGATCATCACAAGTGGCATGTCCAGTTAGTGTACAACACTTTAATTTTTATTGAATGGCAAGATAGCGAAAGACGAGATTTAGGTACTGACTACTTCTTTCGTCAGTTTCATTCTCGCTGGAAAAATCCCTTTCAAGATCTGGTTCATAAAAACCGAGATTTATTTGTCAACATGTTGTTATGGAAGGAAAATTTCAATTACATAGTTATAAATAAAAATGGAGAGATTTTAGATAAATTCAGCGATTAG